CCTCAAAGCGCACCATGCTCGGGTCATGACCCGGCTGCAAATTGTCCTTAGCATACCAATCGGCAGCCGACACAGCGGAGACGCCAAAAGCGCCAATCGTTGCGAGAGTCGCAAGTTTCGCGCCGCTCACAAGATTTGTAAAATTCAAAACCTTCATTTCCATACTCCTTAAAAATTCATTGGATCCTTCGACTCCACTATGTTTCGCTCAGGATGACACAGTAGCATTACCTTACCATAACCATTGCGGTATTTTTCCCAGTGCGAACAAAGTACATTCCCGAACGAACGAAACGCACTTGGATTTCACGGCCATAACCACGACGCACAACAACACCATTTACATCAAGCAAAGCCCAGGACGTTTCAGCGGCCAAACGAATCACGCGAGCACCATCGTCATAGCGAACCTGTTGCAAAGTTGACGTATTCAACGCATCCATAGAACCGCGCGCAATCCCAGTCGTCCCACCATTGCCGGAGTCCGGCAGAATCGAATCTGTCGGCGGTTCAACCTTCGGCAATTCAGCTTTTGCAAATTGCACTTTTTGATTATCCGTTCCCGTACGAACCCACGTGATGACAGGCATACCGACTTCCTTCGAAATGTTCAGCACATCGCCCAAGTAATCGCTATCGTAATCCGCAAACAAGAAGTACCCCTTCTTTGCCGATGCATTTTCAATGCGAATTTCACAAGCAGTCTCAGAAGTTTTCACCGTATCCAACAACGTCTTGGGCGGACAATAGTAGCGGCCCGTCGCAAAATTTTTGAGCGTGTAATAACGCGCCGAATCGCCATGCGCAAGCACCCAAAGTTGCGCTTCGTTCTTTTCGTCCGCAGTCTGCTGCACCACAACGCCATCGTTATCTTCGAGAGCCAAATTGCTGTGCGAGACCGTCAAGCGGTAACCGCCCTCTTCGATAAGCGCATTGTTGACCGGATCCACGCCATCCGTATGCTTGATTTTCTGGATTAAGCCATCGCGGTCGTAATAGAGGTAGTCGATATTCACGGAACGGCGATACGTCCAGCCGCCCGGAGAATTCGCACCGTGATACATGAAATACCAGTGCCCGAGATACTTGAAAATCGCCTGATGGTTCGTCTCGGAATTTTCCATTTTGTCGTTGATGACGCCTTTTTGTGTCCACGGTCCGTTCAGGCTTGGAGCCATGGAATAATTCGTCGTCGAGGGGTAACCCGAAGCATAACTGAAGTAATAATTGCCACGGAAATAATGCATCCACGGAGCTTCAAAAAAATCCTTGATTTTGATATCTTCGGGTGTACTCGCAAGCTCAATCATATTTTCTTTGAGTTTCACGCGGCGGCCAGCATTCCACGAGCCCCAATACATCCAGATATCGTCACCATCGTAGAAAATTGCGGGATCAATGTTCAACTTCACGTCGTTCGGTGTATTATCGGTAATTAGCGCATGCCCAATCGCGTCCGTCCACGGACCGGACGGATGATCAGCAACGGCAACGCCAATCGCAAATCCTTCACTTCCATTTTCCTTGATAGTCCCATGATGGACCGCCACATACCAATAAAACTTGCCATTTCGGTATTCGCAATGGCCCGCAAAAGCGCTCGCATTCGCCCATTTGAACGTTTTGACGCTCAAAACCGCCCCGTAATCGTGATAATGTTCCATATCGTCGGTCACGAGTACGTGCCAGTCGTTCATGATGAATGCTTTATTGTTGTTGCCCTGCGGTCCCTGTTCGTCGTGACCCGCAAAAATAAAGAGCGAGTCGTTATGCACGAGGGCTGCGGCATCCGCAGAATAAAAGTCCGTCGTCAACGGATTTGCGGCAAAAGCCGATTGCGCCCCAAAAGCGCCAAATAGGCAAAAAAGGCAAAAAAAGGCCCATTTCAACGTCGTAAAAAATCCAGAACTCTTCGTTCCCATAAACATCTCCAAATCCACACCAACAACTGCTTTAAATATATATCAAAAATTATAAAAAGTCCACATATTTATTTATGACATCAAGTATTATTTAGAAGATAATCCACAAACAACACACATTTTCACGAATTAAAAGTCTACAGTTCACAAAAGACTGTTGGACAGCGTTCTTATTTATGAAAAAAAAGAGAGTCCCGATCATTCCCGTCATCCCCGTCAAGCGAGGACAGGCGCGAGGACAGAATCGCAAATGACATTTTCTTTCGAAAATAACATTTCTTGTCTAATGACTATTGACCAAAGACCATTGACGAACGAATGATAATTGACCAACAACAGACAAAACGTATCATTAAGGTTGCATATGATTCAGCCGACAAAAAATTTCATTTATTTGAAAATTATTCATGGTAAACAAGCATAAAAGTACATATATTTTGTGTTGGATCTATTTGATTTAGGAGAGTGGATTATGAAAAGATCTTTGTTGGTCGCACTTTGCGCAACGTCAGTCATTTACGCAGGTTCATTCGAAACCTGGGATGCAGCCAAAATTTTTGAAGATTTCTATCTAAACTATCAAATTCATACAGGTCTCGGCAATGGACTCGAAACAGAAGGTTACTGGTATTCTTACAATGACAACAACAATTCGGGATCATCTGTAATCGTTTGGCCTGTATCGACAGATTTGTTTTACTCAAATCAATCTTTAGATCCCGTCATCGAGGAATGCAAAGGCCTTGCTGGCACAGCGATTCTAAGCAAAGAATCTTATGAACACGATCCGTATGTCGGTGTGGGCTTCAATGTTGTCGGCGAGACCTCAGAAACAAACCCAGCGCCAGATATTGGTGATGCATCAGCCTGGGGCGGACTCTGCGTGACCTACATGTCAGACACAGATATAGCCTTGGAACTCGGTCTTGGTGAAACCGTCGATTCAACAATCAATTACGCAAATCCAACAGTAACACTTCCCGCCGCAAAAGCTCCAAACATTCTATCGCCCAACGGAAAATACGGAAACAAAGTCGTCGTCAACTGGTCCGACTTTAAACAGCCTTCATGGTACGATGGAGCCGTTAAAATCGACGGCGAGACGGCAGCAAAACAGCTTGCCGCCGTACACTTTAAAATTCAGGCGGAACCAGGCGAATACAATTTCAACATCTGTGCCATCGGCCCGAAAGACGGAACATGCCCAGAAAAATGCGGAAAGTCAACATCCGCAGGACCGTTTATCACATGGAACGGAGCCGATGAATATGCTAACGACCAAGTTCAAACAGGACTTGGCAACGAAACAGAAACGAGCGGATTCTGGTTCTCCTACGGAGACGATGGTGATGGAGGCGTGTCAGCAGTCCGTTGGGACACCTATACAGATCCTGAACCACCACATGTACTCGAACCCATCGTCTTGGAGTGCAAAGGAATATGCGGAACAGCCCAACTCAGAAAAGGTATTTTAACCTACACACCTTTCATAGGTTTAGGCTTCAGTGTTGTCGGACAAATTTCATATGAAGATTTTTCCTATGCCACAGGCGACGCCTCTTCTTGGGGTGGACTCTGCGTAACTTACACTTCCGATGCAGACATACAACTTGAACTCGGCCTTGGTAAAGCAACCGATTCCACAATCAATTACGCAAATCCGGCTGTCAATCTCCCCGCCTCCAAGACTAGCAATAGAATGGTTTTCAGTTGGTCCGACTTTAAGCAACCTTCGTCATACGACGGGGCCGTCAAAATCGAAGGTGAAGCCGCAGCAAAGCAACTCGCCATGGTCAAATTCAAGATACAGGCAGAGGATGGCGATTACCGTTTTAACATTTGCGCAGTCGGCCCGAAAGACGGGACATGCCCGGAACAATGCGGAACGCCAAGTGCAGGGATTCAAATTGCCCACGGAACATCAGCAGTTAAAGCATTTTTAAACGGTCGCACGCTTGGATTCACGGGAATCAAGTCCACAGCCACCGTCGAAGTTTTGAATTCTCTTGGACAAGTCGTGATGAAGGGCGCCATTAACAACGCCATTAACAACGCAGCCACGCTTAACCTTACATCGCTTAACGCAGGCATTTACATGGTGCGTGTGAGCGGGAAAAACGTGAATTTTGCAAAGAAAATAGTACTGAGGTAACGCAAATACGAGAAGGTGATTCCCGGTCATCCCCGTCAAGCGAGGACAGGCGCCGGGAATGACATGCAAGGGTATCAAGCGAGAGGTCACTTGTGAACTCGCATTTGATACCCGCAGCAGTCAAGCCCCGTTAGGGGAATAACATGGGAGTTTACGATGAAAAAATTTTTATTGACAGCACTTTGCGCAGCAACATCAACTTTTGCAGGGCCGTTTATCACATGGAACGGAGCAGACGAAAACGTAACCAGCCAAGTTGAGACTGGGCTCCGCAACGAAACAGATATAAGCGGATACTGGGTAGCCTATTCAGACGATAGCGATGGTGCCGAGTCCCAAATACTTTGGGACATTGATTTAAGCCCAGAATGGATACCCAATAAATATGACCCAATCATCGATTATTGCAAAGGAATGTGCGGAACAGCCCATCTCAGAAAAGCAACTTCATCCCACGTTCCTTCCGCAAATGTAGCCTTCTGCGTTGTCGGAACGATTTCAGAACACGATTTCTCTCTAGCCAAAGGCGACGCCTCTTCTTGGGGTGGACTCTGTGTAACCTACACATCGGATACAGACATAGCCCTAGAACTCGACATTGACGATACCGACGATCCCATAATAGATAATGCAAGTCCGGCAGTCAAATTGCCCACCTCCAAGACTGGCAATAGAATGATTTTCAGCTGGTCCGACTTTAAACAGCCTTCGTCGTACGACGGATCCATTAAAATCGATGGAGAAGCTGCAGCAAAGCAACTCACCGCGGTCAAATTCAAGATACAAGCAGAAGACGGCGATTACCGTTTTAACATTTGCGCGGTCGGCCCCAAAGACGGCACATGCCCAGAACAATGCGGAACGCCAAGTACAGGGATTCAAATCGCTCGCGGAACATCCACAGTCAGCGCAATTTTGAACGGGCGCACGCTCGGATTCACGGGAATCAAGTCCACCGCCACCGTCGAGGTTTTAAATTCTCTTGGGCAGGTCGTGATGAAAGGCTCCA
This is a stretch of genomic DNA from Fibrobacter sp. UWB13. It encodes these proteins:
- a CDS encoding T9SS type A sorting domain-containing protein encodes the protein MKRSLLVALCATSVIYAGSFETWDAAKIFEDFYLNYQIHTGLGNGLETEGYWYSYNDNNNSGSSVIVWPVSTDLFYSNQSLDPVIEECKGLAGTAILSKESYEHDPYVGVGFNVVGETSETNPAPDIGDASAWGGLCVTYMSDTDIALELGLGETVDSTINYANPTVTLPAAKAPNILSPNGKYGNKVVVNWSDFKQPSWYDGAVKIDGETAAKQLAAVHFKIQAEPGEYNFNICAIGPKDGTCPEKCGKSTSAGPFITWNGADEYANDQVQTGLGNETETSGFWFSYGDDGDGGVSAVRWDTYTDPEPPHVLEPIVLECKGICGTAQLRKGILTYTPFIGLGFSVVGQISYEDFSYATGDASSWGGLCVTYTSDADIQLELGLGKATDSTINYANPAVNLPASKTSNRMVFSWSDFKQPSSYDGAVKIEGEAAAKQLAMVKFKIQAEDGDYRFNICAVGPKDGTCPEQCGTPSAGIQIAHGTSAVKAFLNGRTLGFTGIKSTATVEVLNSLGQVVMKGAINNAINNAATLNLTSLNAGIYMVRVSGKNVNFAKKIVLR
- a CDS encoding T9SS type A sorting domain-containing protein; the protein is MKKFLLTALCAATSTFAGPFITWNGADENVTSQVETGLRNETDISGYWVAYSDDSDGAESQILWDIDLSPEWIPNKYDPIIDYCKGMCGTAHLRKATSSHVPSANVAFCVVGTISEHDFSLAKGDASSWGGLCVTYTSDTDIALELDIDDTDDPIIDNASPAVKLPTSKTGNRMIFSWSDFKQPSSYDGSIKIDGEAAAKQLTAVKFKIQAEDGDYRFNICAVGPKDGTCPEQCGTPSTGIQIARGTSTVSAILNGRTLGFTGIKSTATVEVLNSLGQVVMKGSINNATNNAATLNLTALNAGIYMVRVSGKNVHFAKKIVLR
- a CDS encoding family 43 glycosylhydrolase, which produces MGTKSSGFFTTLKWAFFCLFCLFGAFGAQSAFAANPLTTDFYSADAAALVHNDSLFIFAGHDEQGPQGNNNKAFIMNDWHVLVTDDMEHYHDYGAVLSVKTFKWANASAFAGHCEYRNGKFYWYVAVHHGTIKENGSEGFAIGVAVADHPSGPWTDAIGHALITDNTPNDVKLNIDPAIFYDGDDIWMYWGSWNAGRRVKLKENMIELASTPEDIKIKDFFEAPWMHYFRGNYYFSYASGYPSTTNYSMAPSLNGPWTQKGVINDKMENSETNHQAIFKYLGHWYFMYHGANSPGGWTYRRSVNIDYLYYDRDGLIQKIKHTDGVDPVNNALIEEGGYRLTVSHSNLALEDNDGVVVQQTADEKNEAQLWVLAHGDSARYYTLKNFATGRYYCPPKTLLDTVKTSETACEIRIENASAKKGYFLFADYDSDYLGDVLNISKEVGMPVITWVRTGTDNQKVQFAKAELPKVEPPTDSILPDSGNGGTTGIARGSMDALNTSTLQQVRYDDGARVIRLAAETSWALLDVNGVVVRRGYGREIQVRFVRSGMYFVRTGKNTAMVMVR